From a region of the Anaerolineales bacterium genome:
- a CDS encoding endo-1,4-beta-xylanase encodes MSFKTPRPKPAGPLPATLTAVLLLAALAACAPAAATATATATAKPKPTAVPATDTPAPTSTPTATSTPLPIESYPSLYQTLADYFPVGAALEPAQLDGERHVALLTHHFNSLTAENVMKPESIGPSEGTFNWTGADRLTEFAKANGMAVHGHTLVWHQQTGEWMFNDSEGKPLYATPENKQLVLRRLEEYIRAVVGRYKDSVNVWDVVNEVIDASQPDCMRQSKWYLLTGTDYIATAFRVANQVDPDAVMLINDYGTTDPAKQKCLYKVVSDLRAKGVPVEGVGHQMHVNIENPTATAIEQTIEMFAQLGLEQHVTELDMSIYTNDSDRYSEVPAEILVTQGYRYQEIFDVFRRQAENIQSVTFWGMADDHTWLKTFPVTRINLPLPFDENLQPKPAYWGIVDPSQLPVRTKHLDSSQGTPAIDGEPESLWDMRSWTRIGEEGALSASFQTLWDKQRLYVFADVKDSTPDGADAVEIYIDQNNGKTEAYEGDEIHAVCRAEGCTGADGAEFIWTAAEDGYRLEAAFPLDQESTLKREIGFDLRVTDGAQPDSPLSWNDTTHGQDSGTANYGTLAFVKSVAVAVAVPGTPVIDGVEDAVWAAANEISTDVWALGSSGATAKVRTLWDGEYLYVYAVVTDKLLSKASGNSWEQDSIEVFLDQNNAKTPTYEADDAQYRINFENYQTFNGDAKPELIKSAARVVSGGYVVELSIKFDYVVPAEGGRIGFDFQVNNDEDGDGVRDSIAKWFDPTNETYQNTSGMGVLEFGKPK; translated from the coding sequence ATGTCTTTTAAAACGCCCCGCCCGAAGCCAGCCGGACCGCTTCCCGCCACTTTGACGGCGGTCCTGCTGCTGGCCGCCCTGGCGGCTTGTGCTCCGGCGGCCGCGACGGCGACCGCCACGGCGACGGCCAAGCCGAAGCCGACGGCCGTTCCCGCGACCGACACTCCGGCGCCGACGTCCACCCCGACGGCCACGTCGACGCCGCTCCCGATCGAATCGTATCCGTCGCTGTATCAAACCCTCGCCGATTATTTTCCGGTCGGCGCGGCGCTCGAGCCCGCGCAGCTCGACGGCGAACGGCATGTCGCCCTGCTGACCCACCACTTCAACAGCCTGACCGCCGAAAACGTCATGAAGCCCGAGTCGATCGGGCCGAGCGAGGGGACCTTCAACTGGACCGGGGCGGACCGGCTGACGGAGTTCGCCAAGGCCAACGGCATGGCCGTGCACGGCCACACGCTGGTCTGGCACCAGCAGACCGGGGAGTGGATGTTCAACGACAGCGAAGGCAAGCCGCTGTACGCGACCCCGGAAAACAAGCAACTGGTGCTCCGGCGCCTCGAGGAGTACATCCGCGCGGTGGTCGGCCGCTACAAGGATTCCGTCAACGTCTGGGACGTGGTCAACGAGGTGATCGACGCGAGCCAGCCGGACTGCATGCGCCAAAGCAAGTGGTATCTGCTCACCGGCACGGACTACATCGCGACGGCGTTCCGCGTCGCCAACCAAGTGGATCCGGACGCCGTGATGCTGATCAACGACTACGGCACGACCGACCCGGCCAAGCAGAAGTGCCTCTATAAGGTGGTCAGCGACCTGCGGGCCAAAGGCGTCCCGGTCGAGGGCGTCGGCCACCAGATGCACGTCAACATCGAGAACCCGACGGCCACCGCCATCGAGCAGACGATCGAGATGTTCGCCCAACTGGGTTTGGAACAACACGTCACCGAGTTGGACATGAGCATCTACACCAACGACAGCGACCGGTACTCGGAAGTGCCGGCCGAGATCCTGGTGACGCAAGGGTACCGCTACCAAGAGATCTTTGACGTCTTTCGGCGCCAGGCCGAGAACATCCAATCGGTGACCTTCTGGGGCATGGCCGACGACCACACCTGGCTGAAGACGTTTCCCGTCACCCGGATTAACCTGCCCCTGCCCTTCGACGAAAACCTGCAGCCCAAACCCGCCTATTGGGGGATTGTGGATCCGTCGCAGCTGCCGGTGCGGACCAAGCATCTGGATTCCTCGCAGGGGACGCCGGCGATCGACGGCGAGCCCGAATCCCTCTGGGATATGCGCTCCTGGACCCGGATCGGCGAGGAGGGCGCCCTCTCCGCTTCCTTCCAAACCCTATGGGACAAGCAACGCCTCTACGTGTTCGCGGACGTCAAGGATTCCACTCCGGACGGGGCGGACGCGGTTGAGATCTACATCGACCAGAACAACGGCAAGACCGAGGCCTACGAGGGCGACGAGATCCACGCCGTCTGCCGCGCGGAGGGATGCACGGGCGCCGACGGCGCCGAGTTCATCTGGACGGCGGCCGAGGACGGGTACCGGCTGGAGGCGGCGTTCCCGCTGGACCAGGAATCCACCCTCAAGCGGGAAATCGGCTTCGACCTGCGCGTCACCGACGGCGCCCAGCCGGATTCCCCGCTGTCGTGGAACGACACGACCCACGGCCAGGATTCCGGCACGGCCAACTACGGGACCCTGGCCTTCGTGAAATCCGTCGCGGTGGCGGTCGCGGTGCCGGGCACGCCCGTGATCGACGGCGTCGAGGATGCGGTGTGGGCCGCGGCCAACGAGATCTCCACCGACGTTTGGGCGCTGGGCTCGAGCGGCGCGACGGCCAAGGTCCGCACGCTGTGGGACGGCGAATACCTCTATGTCTACGCGGTGGTGACCGACAAACTGCTGAGCAAGGCCTCCGGCAACTCGTGGGAGCAGGATTCGATCGAAGTGTTCCTGGATCAGAACAACGCCAAGACCCCCACCTACGAGGCCGACGATGCCCAGTACCGGATCAACTTCGAAAACTACCAGACCTTCAACGGCGACGCGAAGCCCGAATTGATCAAAAGCGCCGCGCGGGTCGTCTCCGGCGGCTACGTCGTCGAGTTGTCGATAAAATTCGATTACGTCGTTCCGGCGGAGGGCGGGCGGATCGGCTTCGACTTCCAGGTTAACAACGACGAGGACGGCGACGGCGTGCGGGACAGCATCGCCAAATGGTTCGATCCGACCAACGAGACTTACCAAAACACCTCCGGGATGGGCGTGCTCGAGTTCGGCAAGCCGAAATGA